A single Glycine soja cultivar W05 chromosome 14, ASM419377v2, whole genome shotgun sequence DNA region contains:
- the LOC114384819 gene encoding uncharacterized protein LOC114384819 yields the protein MSNELKNYDVFLNFHGKDSGYTFTGTLYNALRSKRIKTFFTKHEYGRKLHTDDSHIPPFTLKAIKESRISVVVLSENYASSSRCLDELVAILECKRTINQLVWPIFYKVDPSQVRHQKGSYGEHICNFKNFFRDYNDSNERVKQWRAALSEVSKLSGWLYNDRRSQYEYEFIERIVESTVQALPGYDVFLSFTGEDTRYTFTGFLYNAFRREGFKIFMDDEELESGNQISQKLMRAIESSKISIVVLSENYAYSTWCLDELAKIIECMKTNNQMVWPIFYNVQKSDVCNQTKSYGEAMTEHEKRFGKDSEKVQKWRSALSEIKNLEGDHVKQNEYQHELIERIVEKVIKIEGSKHTANPFLLSNDSYEEE from the exons ATGTCGAATGAACTAAAAAACTATGATGTTTTTCTCAATTTTCATGGCAAAGATTCCGGTTACACCTTCACTGGTACTCTCTATAATGCTTTGCGCAGCAAGAGAATCAAGACCTTTTtcacaaaacatgaatatggTCGTAAACTACACACTGATGACAGCCACATTCCACCCTTTACTCTTAAAGCAATTAAGGAATCAAGGATTTCGGTGGTTGTTTTGTCGGAAAACTATGCATCCTCCTCAAGATGTCTTGATGAACTTGTGGCCATCCTTGAGTGTAAAAGGACGATAAACCAACTGGTGTGGCCCATCTTTTACAAAGTGGATCCGTCGCAAGTAAGGCACCAGAAAGGTAGCTATGGAGAAcacatttgtaattttaaaaatttttttaGAGATTACAACGATTCCAATGAGAGGGTGAAGCAATGGAGAGCAGCTTTATCTGAAGTCAGCAAATTGAGTGGATGGCTTTACAATGATCG GAGGTCCCAGTACGAATATGAATTCATCGAAAGGATCGTGGAATCAACCGTGCAAGCCTTGCCCGGATATGATGTTTTTCTGAGTTTTACCGGAGAGGATACCCGCTACACTTTCACAGGTTTTCTCTATAATGCCTTTCGCCGAGAGGGATTCAAAATCTTCATGGATGATGAGGAATTGGAGAGTGGGAACCAAATTTCACAGAAGCTTATGAGAGCAATTGAGAGTTCAAAGATTTCAATTGTTGTGCTCTCTGAAAACTATGCATATTCCACCTGGTGTCTTGATGAACTTGCCAAGATCATTGAGTGTATGAAGACCAACAATCAAATGGTTTGGCCAATATTTTACAATGTGCAAAAGTCGGATGTATGCAATCAAACAAAAAGTTATGGTGAAGCCATGACTGAACATGAAAAAAGATTTGGAAAGGACTCTGAGAAGGTGCAGAAATGGAGGTCTGCTTTGTCTGAAATCAAAAACTTGGAAGGAGACCATGTCAAACAAAATGA GTACCAACATGAATTAATCGAAAGGATTGTGGAAAAGGTCATTAAAATTGAAGGTAGCAAGCATACAGCAAAtcctttccttttatccaaTGACAGCTACGAGGAAGAATGA